A portion of the Bacteroidales bacterium genome contains these proteins:
- a CDS encoding choice-of-anchor J domain-containing protein — protein MRKLYILPVLILLIFIYSANAQTNILTEGFEDAFPPTGWTVLNLGDQTAGETWMQSTSTPHSGASKAFSQDGEGGYAMEEWLITSAIAVPASHYIEIIFWEKTTWGYANDGPEYVMISTTGTAPENFTDTVYTNPEDTPSAWTQVLLNDLPDYAGETVYIAFVHTSANGYADAWNLDDISVDAYETGSADVGMLSVEIPEQYCFIETEVFPTFTIKNFGTSDITESFQLNCEIRDSVGVLAYSALSSYSAGLLVGETDQVSFAGAWTPDEIGIYSVKIWTVLSGDENNENDTIITETEVVQHEGTGGPDAFGYQWIDSEVDGGPEYDWIEISTTGESAIMYGGMPTFYGDDNFSEPIDFGFDFPFYGINRTSFYVDTNGEIYLGDNNWYNSYPNVGWNHDGNMINHYEQLPGNAYAPALVAVYWDDLIADEGTGDVYFQTFGSEPDRYCVVQWNNLRFDGGTVEDTSLTFEVIFYENGEMKFQYKDVAIGQTGTVYPHDNGQSCTIGIQNDTYDIGLSYLFELLDDEFNYLGVDPVGNLLNDSLAIKFYCTNQPPVFSYDISGNTFDNTPEFEINISDMTGVRYDSLYYNTGSGWQAVTHSSFEEPNMYYYELPEIPNSTVVDYYFAADDNSGENLRRTLPENAPAEYYSIQILPTSNDVKVLLAYSGSQDYDNKEFDKYTEVFDSKSIVYDIYDWEEYDEFRFTDNYDIIFMYGRSMGHGDEEDTLGLALMDFLDTGTNEHPKNIFTASDGLPGAVHALPNNRSINKFYSAYIRGGYIPQENPPYFGGTDGIGGPDIYDYSDGSIIGMSGSPIGTFELEIPVYSNSPDNIYNRSCPSWYEDEVTNPEISSWGSFLFEDGPHSGDAFSKGNGCGIWLDNLIYKSFFISFDISQFTSDADINNMIQEALDWFGYEQSTATDILTYSFPEQTGAANIDDVAHTVNIEVFNGTDVTALIAEFELSAGAVAEVSSVTQVSGTTPNDFTSPVTYTVTAGDGLTTQNWTVTVTVSPNPYYIVTFNVSDGTNAIDGAEILINSNTITTAAGGIATISLEDGTYPYTVTATGFDDYTGHSVTVAGTAITEIVHMTPVSVNELSDNGISIYPNPSNGVFNVSVNETFNLEIIDIAGKVVKTQVLNNNTNTVNIAEQGIYILIFTNDKIFVTQRIIINK, from the coding sequence ATGAGAAAATTATATATTTTACCGGTTTTAATATTATTGATATTTATTTATTCCGCTAATGCACAAACAAATATATTAACCGAAGGTTTTGAAGATGCTTTTCCGCCTACAGGTTGGACAGTACTTAATCTTGGAGATCAAACCGCAGGTGAGACATGGATGCAAAGCACTTCCACTCCTCACTCCGGTGCTTCCAAAGCATTTTCACAAGACGGAGAGGGAGGTTATGCTATGGAAGAATGGCTTATAACATCGGCAATTGCTGTCCCGGCAAGTCATTATATTGAAATAATTTTTTGGGAAAAAACAACTTGGGGATATGCAAATGACGGTCCTGAATATGTTATGATATCTACAACAGGTACAGCTCCTGAGAATTTTACAGATACAGTATACACTAATCCCGAAGACACTCCTTCTGCATGGACTCAGGTTTTACTTAATGATTTACCTGATTATGCAGGTGAAACTGTTTATATTGCTTTTGTTCATACATCTGCAAACGGGTACGCAGATGCTTGGAATTTAGATGATATTTCAGTTGATGCTTATGAAACAGGAAGTGCTGATGTCGGAATGCTCTCTGTTGAAATTCCCGAACAATATTGTTTTATTGAGACAGAAGTTTTTCCGACCTTTACAATTAAAAATTTTGGTACTTCTGATATTACAGAAAGTTTTCAACTTAATTGCGAAATCAGGGATTCAGTGGGAGTTCTTGCTTATTCTGCACTAAGTTCATATTCCGCCGGGCTTTTGGTAGGTGAAACTGACCAAGTTTCTTTTGCAGGAGCATGGACACCGGATGAAATCGGAATTTATTCTGTAAAAATTTGGACAGTTCTTTCAGGTGATGAAAATAACGAAAATGATACAATAATTACTGAAACTGAAGTTGTTCAACATGAAGGCACAGGCGGTCCCGATGCGTTCGGTTATCAATGGATTGACAGTGAAGTTGACGGAGGCCCTGAGTATGATTGGATTGAAATCAGCACAACAGGCGAATCTGCAATTATGTATGGAGGAATGCCGACTTTTTACGGCGATGATAATTTCTCTGAACCTATTGATTTTGGTTTTGATTTTCCTTTTTACGGTATTAATCGTACATCTTTTTATGTTGATACAAACGGCGAAATTTATCTCGGCGACAATAATTGGTATAACAGTTATCCTAATGTAGGTTGGAATCATGACGGTAATATGATTAACCATTATGAACAATTGCCTGGTAATGCTTATGCGCCTGCACTTGTTGCTGTTTACTGGGACGACTTAATTGCTGACGAAGGTACAGGAGATGTTTATTTTCAAACTTTTGGGTCAGAACCTGATCGCTACTGTGTTGTACAGTGGAATAATCTCAGATTTGACGGTGGTACGGTTGAAGATACAAGTCTTACTTTTGAAGTTATTTTTTATGAAAACGGAGAAATGAAATTCCAGTATAAAGATGTAGCAATAGGACAAACAGGAACCGTATATCCGCACGATAACGGACAAAGCTGCACAATAGGAATACAAAATGATACTTATGATATAGGGCTAAGCTATTTATTCGAACTTCTTGACGATGAATTCAATTATCTTGGTGTTGATCCTGTAGGAAACCTGCTTAATGATAGTCTTGCAATAAAATTTTATTGTACTAACCAGCCTCCTGTTTTTAGTTATGATATTAGCGGTAATACTTTTGATAATACTCCCGAATTTGAGATAAATATATCAGATATGACAGGGGTTCGTTACGACTCACTTTATTATAATACAGGTTCAGGATGGCAGGCTGTTACACATTCAAGTTTTGAGGAGCCGAATATGTATTATTATGAACTTCCCGAAATTCCGAACAGTACAGTAGTAGATTATTATTTTGCTGCTGATGATAATTCCGGTGAAAATCTTAGAAGAACTTTACCTGAAAATGCTCCTGCAGAATACTATTCAATTCAAATTCTGCCTACATCAAACGATGTAAAAGTCCTTCTTGCTTATTCAGGAAGTCAGGATTATGATAATAAGGAATTTGATAAATATACAGAAGTATTTGACAGTAAAAGTATTGTTTACGATATATACGATTGGGAAGAATATGATGAATTTCGTTTTACAGACAATTATGATATAATATTTATGTACGGAAGAAGTATGGGACACGGGGACGAAGAAGATACTCTCGGTTTAGCTTTAATGGATTTTCTTGATACAGGAACTAACGAACATCCGAAAAATATATTTACTGCATCCGATGGTCTCCCGGGTGCTGTACACGCTTTGCCAAACAACAGAAGTATTAACAAATTTTATTCGGCATATATAAGAGGCGGATACATTCCTCAAGAAAATCCTCCCTATTTCGGAGGAACTGACGGAATTGGCGGTCCTGATATTTACGATTATTCAGACGGCAGTATAATTGGTATGAGCGGTTCTCCTATCGGAACATTTGAACTTGAAATTCCTGTTTATTCTAACAGCCCGGATAATATTTATAATAGAAGTTGCCCGTCATGGTATGAAGATGAAGTTACTAATCCGGAAATCAGCTCTTGGGGTTCATTCCTTTTTGAAGACGGGCCTCACAGCGGAGATGCTTTTTCAAAAGGTAACGGTTGCGGAATTTGGTTAGATAACTTAATATATAAATCGTTCTTTATAAGTTTTGATATTTCACAGTTTACAAGTGATGCTGATATAAATAATATGATTCAGGAAGCTTTGGATTGGTTTGGTTATGAGCAAAGTACTGCTACTGATATTTTAACTTATTCATTTCCGGAACAAACAGGTGCAGCAAATATTGATGATGTTGCACATACAGTAAATATTGAAGTTTTTAACGGTACTGATGTTACTGCTTTAATTGCTGAATTTGAACTTTCCGCAGGAGCTGTTGCTGAGGTCAGCAGTGTTACACAAGTCAGCGGTACAACTCCTAACGATTTTACAAGCCCTGTTACTTATACTGTAACTGCCGGAGATGGTCTCACTACACAAAACTGGACAGTTACTGTTACGGTATCTCCAAATCCGTATTATATAGTTACTTTCAATGTTAGTGACGGAACAAATGCAATTGACGGTGCTGAAATTTTAATAAACAGTAACACTATAACAACAGCCGCAGGCGGTATTGCCACTATTAGCCTTGAAGACGGAACATATCCTTATACAGTTACTGCAACAGGTTTTGATGACTATACAGGGCATTCCGTTACTGTTGCCGGTACAGCAATTACTGAAATTGTTCACATGACACCGGTAAGTGTTAATGAATTATCAGATAACGGAATAAGCATTTACCCGAATCCTTCAAACGGAGTATTTAATGTAAGTGTTAACGAAACTTTCAATCTCGAAATAATTGATATTGCAGGTAAAGTTGTTAAAACACAAGTTCTTAACAATAATACTAATACTGTTAATATTGCAGAACAGGGAATTTACATTTTAATATTCACTAATGATAAAATTTTTGTTACGCAAAGAATTATAATTAATAAATAA
- a CDS encoding alpha-amylase: MKKSIFYILILAFIFSSCNSQTNEDNKTDKKDSTKLTVYQYPERIDKSNIYEVNIRQYTPEGTFKAFETHIPRLKEMGVDILWLMPIFPISEKNRKGTMGSYYAVADYKKVNPEFGTKDDLRSIIKTAHENDMLVILDWVANHTGWDNTWITEHPDWYTQDSLGNIVCTVGTDWTDVADLNYDNKDMRKAMTDALKYWVKDFDIDGYRCDVAGMVPTDFWNNVRTELDKIKPVFMLAEAEQLDLHEKAFDMGYAWNFHHIMNEIAKGNKNAKDLREYFEKAQDEYPQKVNRMTFTSNHDENSWNGTVFERMPKSYKTFAVLSFVVPGMPLIYSGQEAGLDERLEFFEKDTIEWKEHEMKDLYTKLITLKNENKALWNGEAGSSAHFINTSNKEQIFTFKRKKDDNRILVMMNLSSKNAKFNYMEKDFERFYTDYFSGEDMSVKPHEHYILKPWEYKVLIEKK; this comes from the coding sequence ATGAAAAAATCAATTTTCTATATCTTAATTCTTGCATTTATATTCAGTTCATGCAACAGTCAAACTAATGAAGACAATAAGACTGATAAAAAAGACAGTACAAAGCTGACGGTTTATCAATATCCTGAACGAATTGACAAATCAAATATATACGAAGTAAATATCCGTCAATACACACCGGAAGGAACTTTTAAAGCTTTTGAAACTCATATTCCGAGATTAAAAGAAATGGGTGTTGACATCCTTTGGTTGATGCCGATATTCCCTATTTCCGAAAAAAACAGAAAAGGTACAATGGGATCTTATTATGCCGTTGCAGATTACAAAAAAGTAAATCCCGAATTCGGTACAAAAGATGATTTACGGAGCATTATTAAAACAGCTCACGAAAATGATATGCTTGTTATTCTTGATTGGGTTGCCAATCATACAGGTTGGGATAATACTTGGATTACTGAACATCCTGATTGGTATACACAAGACAGCCTCGGAAACATTGTTTGTACAGTCGGAACTGATTGGACAGATGTCGCCGATTTGAATTACGACAATAAAGATATGCGAAAAGCAATGACAGATGCTCTAAAATATTGGGTTAAAGATTTTGATATTGACGGTTATCGTTGCGATGTTGCCGGAATGGTGCCAACAGATTTTTGGAATAATGTAAGAACAGAATTAGACAAAATTAAACCGGTTTTTATGTTAGCAGAAGCCGAACAATTAGATTTACACGAAAAAGCATTTGATATGGGATACGCATGGAACTTTCACCACATTATGAATGAAATTGCAAAAGGCAATAAAAATGCAAAAGATTTAAGAGAATATTTTGAAAAAGCACAAGATGAATATCCTCAAAAAGTTAACAGAATGACTTTCACTTCAAATCATGATGAAAATTCATGGAACGGAACCGTATTTGAACGTATGCCGAAAAGCTATAAAACTTTTGCTGTTTTATCTTTTGTTGTTCCGGGCATGCCGCTGATATACAGCGGACAAGAAGCAGGCTTGGATGAACGTTTAGAATTCTTTGAAAAAGATACCATTGAATGGAAAGAGCATGAAATGAAAGATTTATATACAAAACTTATTACTCTTAAAAATGAAAACAAAGCTTTATGGAACGGTGAAGCAGGAAGTTCGGCACATTTTATTAACACTTCAAACAAGGAGCAAATTTTTACATTTAAACGAAAAAAAGATGATAACAGAATTTTAGTTATGATGAACCTTTCATCGAAAAATGCTAAATTCAACTATATGGAAAAAGATTTTGAAAGGTTTTATACAGACTATTTTTCAGGAGAAGATATGTCTGTAAAACCGCATGAACATTATATTTTGAAACCTTGGGAATATAAAGTATTAATTGAAAAAAAATAA
- a CDS encoding choice-of-anchor J domain-containing protein, with the protein MKNTKFTTLLFSFTFFIFFLSLSVKAQNKIWKIDEGFEGGVIPAGWTIYDIDGDGKQWEALEDAYAHTGAWMASVKCTESGGHDWLITPQVTIEAGDFFNFYGRSWYGVEDMNVKLSATGNATGDFTVTLESVIGLDNSYSLYSYDLSAYAGQNIYLAIEWNQDSYALIVDDVKVGQLAPTIILPDNFTFEQDDELIVDFSQYIEVINPDISTLSVTGNTNVLAAIDGFEVTFTSPGWFGTETLTFEVDDGLGKATASDDVDVIVTEIAANDVGVLSIEIPTDYTFTGTEIIPTFTIKNFGTDDITESFQLNCEIRDTLAVLAYSALSSYSGGIAAGAIDQVSFSGAWTPDEIGTYTVKIWTALTGDQNPDNDTMIIETEVVIHYGTGGPDAMGYEWIDSQEDGGPVYNWIEISETGESAIMYEPGVTFSGDDNMSPPIPFGFSFPYYGIDRTDFYVDTNGEILLTDNTWYNHYPNVGWNYDGNMFNYMFPIPGFSSMPALIAVYWDDLHADEGTGDIYFQTFGTAPDRYCVVEWHNFRFCYGTVTDTTLCFEAIFHENGDIIFQYKDVAIGQTGSACPHDNGRSSTIGIQNDNTDIGLSYLFEIVENQTYIGVEPLGNLLTDELAIKFFQGEDLYAPYFDYEYERGNTFDTTPEITVEVTDMAEILYDSLYYNIGNGWQAIASAGKSFNTFIYQLPEISKSTTVNYYFAVTDDSPAQNRGTLPADAPSNYFSFKILPTDNIDLLLVHPGTVPGYQDYTGLEFSKFTAGFNAFGINYDFYNWEEYNQYKFPDSYKTIFMYGNSIGHSDSEDTLCLALYNFLDLGTNENPKNIFTAADDISDNAYVLYSYNLYDRPLMKFYYAYLRGRHIPTGNGGGTDGIGGPEIYDYSDGSIIGVADSPIGTEGVELNVYSNSPDVISNGTCLEYYNDEVTNPDISSYNSFLFEDGPHSGNAYAKGKSCAVWLDNLIYKSFFTSFDISQFTDADINTMIQEALDWFGHVPTGIEPNLTTNEDFNINIFPNPCNGTFNLKFSNYDIQNVLIELINIHGQVVFEQTITNLNNENKINVSGLKKGFYFVRVNIGNEIKTKKLIIE; encoded by the coding sequence ATGAAAAATACAAAATTTACAACCTTATTATTCTCTTTTACTTTTTTTATTTTTTTTCTGTCTTTATCAGTCAAAGCACAAAACAAAATCTGGAAAATTGATGAAGGATTTGAAGGCGGAGTAATACCCGCAGGTTGGACAATATATGATATTGACGGTGACGGAAAACAGTGGGAGGCATTAGAAGATGCTTATGCACATACAGGAGCTTGGATGGCAAGTGTAAAATGTACTGAAAGTGGCGGACATGATTGGTTAATAACACCACAAGTAACAATTGAAGCCGGTGATTTCTTTAATTTTTATGGAAGATCATGGTATGGAGTAGAAGACATGAATGTTAAACTTTCCGCTACTGGAAATGCAACAGGAGATTTTACCGTAACTTTAGAAAGTGTTATCGGTCTTGACAATTCCTATTCATTATATTCTTATGATTTATCTGCTTATGCAGGGCAAAATATTTATCTTGCAATTGAGTGGAATCAAGACAGTTACGCTCTAATTGTTGATGATGTAAAAGTAGGACAGCTTGCACCTACAATTATTCTTCCTGATAACTTCACTTTTGAACAAGACGATGAATTAATAGTGGACTTTTCACAATACATTGAAGTTATTAATCCTGATATTTCAACTTTATCAGTAACAGGAAATACAAATGTACTTGCAGCAATTGACGGTTTTGAAGTAACTTTTACTTCTCCCGGTTGGTTCGGTACAGAAACTCTTACTTTTGAAGTTGACGACGGATTAGGAAAAGCAACCGCATCAGATGATGTTGATGTAATTGTTACTGAAATTGCGGCAAATGATGTTGGTGTGCTTTCAATTGAAATTCCGACAGATTATACCTTTACAGGTACAGAAATAATTCCGACTTTTACAATTAAAAATTTCGGTACCGATGATATTACAGAAAGTTTTCAACTTAATTGTGAAATTCGAGATACATTGGCAGTTCTTGCATATTCTGCATTGAGTTCTTATTCCGGTGGAATTGCTGCAGGTGCAATCGACCAAGTTTCGTTTTCAGGAGCATGGACACCCGATGAAATCGGAACTTATACAGTAAAAATTTGGACAGCCCTTACAGGAGATCAAAATCCCGATAATGATACAATGATTATAGAAACAGAAGTAGTTATACATTACGGAACAGGCGGTCCTGATGCTATGGGTTATGAATGGATTGACAGCCAAGAAGACGGAGGACCTGTTTATAACTGGATAGAAATAAGTGAAACCGGAGAATCTGCAATTATGTACGAACCCGGTGTTACTTTTTCGGGCGATGATAATATGTCTCCACCAATTCCTTTTGGCTTTTCTTTTCCGTATTACGGAATCGACAGGACTGATTTTTATGTAGATACTAACGGCGAAATCCTTCTTACTGACAATACTTGGTATAATCATTATCCTAATGTTGGATGGAATTACGACGGAAATATGTTTAATTACATGTTTCCTATACCCGGTTTTTCCTCAATGCCGGCTCTAATTGCAGTTTATTGGGATGATTTACATGCAGATGAAGGTACCGGAGATATTTATTTCCAAACTTTCGGTACTGCACCGGACCGTTATTGCGTTGTTGAATGGCATAATTTTAGGTTCTGTTACGGTACGGTTACAGACACTACTCTTTGTTTTGAAGCAATATTTCACGAAAACGGCGATATAATTTTTCAATATAAAGATGTAGCAATTGGTCAAACAGGAAGTGCTTGTCCACACGATAACGGAAGAAGTTCAACAATCGGTATTCAAAATGATAATACAGATATTGGATTATCTTATTTGTTTGAGATTGTTGAAAACCAGACTTACATAGGTGTAGAACCATTAGGAAACCTTCTTACCGACGAACTTGCAATTAAATTTTTTCAGGGAGAAGATTTATATGCACCTTATTTTGATTACGAATATGAAAGAGGTAATACGTTCGATACTACACCTGAAATAACTGTTGAAGTAACCGATATGGCAGAAATACTGTATGACTCTCTTTATTATAATATCGGCAACGGATGGCAAGCGATTGCTTCTGCAGGTAAATCATTTAATACTTTCATCTATCAATTACCCGAAATATCTAAAAGCACAACAGTAAATTATTATTTTGCAGTTACTGATGATTCTCCTGCACAAAACAGAGGAACTTTGCCGGCAGATGCTCCAAGTAATTATTTTTCATTTAAAATATTACCTACTGACAATATAGACCTTCTTCTCGTTCATCCGGGTACAGTTCCGGGTTACCAAGATTACACAGGTTTAGAATTTTCAAAATTTACTGCCGGTTTTAATGCATTTGGAATAAATTATGATTTTTATAACTGGGAAGAATATAACCAATACAAGTTCCCCGATTCATATAAAACAATATTTATGTACGGAAATTCAATTGGACACAGTGATTCAGAAGATACTCTCTGTTTAGCTTTATATAATTTCCTTGATCTCGGAACAAACGAAAATCCGAAAAATATCTTTACGGCAGCAGATGATATTTCAGATAATGCTTATGTTTTATATAGTTATAATTTGTATGACAGACCTTTAATGAAGTTCTATTATGCATATTTACGCGGCAGACATATTCCAACAGGAAACGGTGGCGGAACTGACGGAATAGGCGGTCCCGAGATATATGATTATTCTGACGGCAGCATAATTGGTGTGGCTGATTCTCCGATAGGAACAGAAGGTGTGGAATTAAACGTTTATTCTAACAGCCCCGATGTAATTAGTAACGGAACATGCTTGGAATATTATAACGATGAAGTTACTAATCCTGATATCAGCTCTTATAATTCATTCTTGTTTGAAGACGGACCTCACAGCGGAAATGCTTATGCAAAAGGCAAAAGTTGTGCTGTTTGGTTAGATAACCTTATTTATAAATCATTCTTTACCAGTTTTGATATATCCCAGTTTACTGATGCTGATATCAATACTATGATACAAGAAGCATTAGATTGGTTCGGTCATGTTCCGACCGGTATTGAACCGAATTTAACGACTAATGAAGATTTTAATATTAATATTTTTCCAAATCCGTGCAACGGAACTTTTAATTTAAAATTTTCAAATTATGATATTCAAAATGTTTTAATTGAATTAATTAATATTCACGGACAAGTTGTTTTTGAACAAACAATAACAAATTTGAATAATGAAAATAAAATAAATGTTTCCGGACTTAAAAAAGGATTTTATTTTGTAAGAGTTAATATCGGAAATGAAATAAAAACTAAAAAATTGATTATTGAATAG
- a CDS encoding glycoside hydrolase family 13 protein: MKKLIIIILLFATSTVFAQKINLERVEPPNWWVGMKNQTVQLLVYGENISLTDISISSEKVKLQKIHKIENPNYLFLDVEVLSNAKPGSFDIVFSKGLTIIKQKYELKEKSSRIRGFSSADLIYLLMPDRFANGNPKNDFPSFSNLESLPILEKPDRNDPDGRHGGDIQGVIEHLNYIKELGVTTLWLNPTLENNNPAYSYHGYAITDFYKTDPRSGTNEDYKRLSNELHKKDMKLIMDMIFNHCSSNHWWMKDLPMKDWANTNPDYRSNFRGSTIADIHASKDDQKRMTQGWFDNRMPDLNQHNHYLATYLIQNSIWWIEYADLDGIRMDTQPYPFKDFMSAWAKQVREEYPDITLLGETWLQKPAFTAYFSGNSPISGDYNSHLNSITDFPLYYATRDAFNQNDGWTDGLSSIYYILAQDFLYENANNNVIFLDNHDLNRYFTSVGEDVNKLKMGLAFLLTSRGIPMLYYGTEILTTGHEHKGHGHIRTDFPGGWKNDKINAFTKEGRTKEQNKICNYIKTIADWRKTNKAVTEGKLLHFVPENNVYVFFRYTDNEAVMVLLNNHNSQKRTVDCKRFNEILKEYSKGKNILTDEIIDISKTITINKKSALIIELEK; this comes from the coding sequence ATGAAAAAACTAATCATCATCATCCTATTATTTGCAACATCAACAGTCTTTGCACAAAAGATAAATCTTGAACGTGTTGAACCGCCAAATTGGTGGGTTGGTATGAAAAATCAAACCGTTCAATTGTTAGTTTACGGTGAAAATATTTCATTAACAGATATATCAATCAGTTCCGAAAAAGTCAAACTTCAAAAAATTCATAAAATCGAAAATCCGAATTATTTGTTTTTGGATGTTGAAGTTCTTTCGAATGCAAAACCGGGTAGTTTTGACATTGTATTTTCAAAAGGCTTGACAATTATAAAACAAAAGTATGAATTAAAAGAAAAATCAAGCAGAATCAGAGGGTTTTCAAGTGCAGACCTAATATACTTACTGATGCCGGACAGATTTGCTAACGGAAACCCGAAAAATGACTTTCCAAGTTTTTCCAACTTGGAAAGTCTGCCAATTTTAGAAAAGCCGGACAGAAATGATCCTGACGGTCGACACGGAGGTGATATTCAAGGTGTTATTGAACATTTGAATTACATCAAGGAATTGGGAGTTACGACATTATGGCTCAATCCGACTTTGGAAAATAATAATCCTGCATATTCTTATCACGGTTATGCGATTACTGATTTTTATAAAACCGATCCTCGTTCCGGCACAAATGAGGATTATAAAAGGCTCTCCAATGAGTTGCATAAAAAAGATATGAAACTGATAATGGATATGATCTTTAATCATTGCAGCAGCAATCATTGGTGGATGAAAGACCTCCCGATGAAAGACTGGGCAAACACAAATCCTGATTATCGTTCAAATTTCAGAGGCAGCACTATTGCTGATATTCATGCATCAAAAGATGATCAAAAACGAATGACGCAAGGTTGGTTTGACAACCGGATGCCGGATTTAAACCAACACAATCATTATTTAGCAACTTATCTGATTCAAAACAGTATTTGGTGGATTGAATATGCTGATCTTGACGGAATCAGAATGGATACACAACCCTACCCTTTTAAAGATTTTATGTCAGCTTGGGCAAAACAAGTTCGTGAAGAATATCCGGATATCACATTATTGGGAGAAACTTGGTTGCAAAAACCTGCATTTACGGCTTATTTCAGCGGGAACAGTCCAATATCCGGAGACTATAATTCACATTTGAATTCAATAACCGATTTTCCTCTATATTATGCAACTCGTGATGCTTTTAACCAAAATGACGGATGGACAGATGGTTTATCAAGCATATATTACATTTTAGCACAAGATTTCCTTTACGAAAACGCAAATAATAATGTTATCTTTTTGGATAATCATGATTTGAATCGATATTTTACTTCCGTTGGTGAAGATGTGAATAAGTTGAAAATGGGTTTAGCATTCTTATTGACTTCAAGAGGTATTCCTATGCTTTATTACGGAACAGAAATATTAACAACCGGACACGAGCATAAAGGACACGGACATATCAGAACTGATTTTCCCGGAGGTTGGAAAAATGATAAAATCAATGCTTTTACAAAAGAAGGACGCACAAAAGAACAAAACAAAATATGCAACTACATCAAAACTATTGCAGATTGGCGTAAAACAAATAAAGCCGTTACCGAAGGTAAACTATTGCATTTCGTACCTGAAAATAATGTTTATGTTTTTTTTCGATATACAGATAATGAAGCCGTCATGGTATTATTAAACAATCATAACTCTCAAAAAAGAACCGTAGATTGTAAACGATTTAATGAAATTTTGAAAGAATATTCCAAAGGAAAGAATATCTTAACAGATGAAATTATTGACATCTCAAAAACAATAACAATTAATAAGAAATCGGCATTAATTATTGAGTTAGAAAAATAA